A single Leptidea sinapis chromosome 2, ilLepSina1.1, whole genome shotgun sequence DNA region contains:
- the LOC126977122 gene encoding ribosome biogenesis protein NOP53: MIVEKKKKRVSKRNKTAWRKHSDIRDVEDFLEEQRLEERLGHIDKKTDDEIFKIDTIGDDVEEKPDVKPLSAKQQKRAKLVETPRCFEILLNSSKVEDPNRKRNHLKPVGSKPTDLSKLTTKRHIEKGTILKRLQLAKKDKRQAIQKKKKAKNVRQTYNKNLWGTDLPEAKGIPDTLVGDFTTTEAQLHNVPTTRRLRPKPPPPKIVVSRKAVELPHGGISYNPAFADHQELLQSVVQHEQKMMKKEEHLHRVTTKMFSRVTAKEKQMEWEEEMSVGLQPHKPQDDSEPSDNEYRAVNPPVKNKKKDHKARRKQREQILEKERRKREKIDKKKITDLYKLRKLQSSISKSEARGEVQRKKRTEKRQQHEKTALPNLNAHKTPAVEPDFLPPDQLSGDLRTVSTNTNLLRERFESLQRRGALAASKVMMKKKRRIKSYFKAGHKVTDADVQKYINKLDGTAKGK; the protein is encoded by the exons atGATCgtagaaaagaaaaagaaaagagtTTCCAAAAGGAATAAAACGGCTTGGCGAAAACATAGTGATATAAGAGATGTCGAAGACTTTTTAGAAGAACAAAGATTAGAAGAACGACTTGG GCACATTGATAAGAAAACAGATGATGAAATCTTCAAAATTGATACTATTGGCGATGATGTAGAGGAAAAACCTGATGTGAAACCTCTGTCAGCCAAGCAGCAGAAAAGAGCTAAATTGGTTGAGACACCAAGATGTTTTGAAATCTTGCTGAACTCCTcaaag GTGGAAGATCCAAATAGGAAAAGAAATCATTTAAAGCCAGTGGGATCAAAACCAACAGATCTATCTAAGCTTACAACTAAAAGACATATAGAGAAAGGAACTATTTTGAAAAGATTGCAACTAGCTAAAAAGGATAAAAGACAAGCCatacaaaagaagaaaaaagcaAAGAATGTTCGGCAGACATATAATAAAAACCTTTGGGGTACAGATT TGCCAGAAGCAAAGGGTATCCCCGACACACTGGTTGGTGATTTCACAACCACAGAAGCTCAGTTGCACAATGTGCCAACAACTCGCAGACTAAGACCTAAACCACCACCACCCAAGATTGTTGTAAGCCGCAAAGCTGTGGAACTGCCACATGGGGGAATCAGTTATAACCCCGCATTCGCA GATCACCAAGAACTGCTGCAGTCAGTAGTGCAGCATGAACAGAAGATGATGAAAAAGGAAGAACATCTTCACCGGGTCACCACCAAGATGTTTAGTAGGGTGACTGCTAAGGAGAAACAg ATGGAGTGGGAAGAAGAAATGAGTGTTGGACTGCAGCCTCATAAACCCCAGGATGACTCTGAGCCCAGTGACAATGAGTACAGAGCCGTGAACCCACCCGTCAAAAACAAGAAGAAAGACCACAAGGCGAGAAGGAAGCAGCGAGAGCAGATACTAGAGAAAGAACGACGGAAACGAGAGAAGATTGATAAGAAGAAGATTACTGATCTTTACAA GCTCCGTAAACTTCAATCATCAATATCAAAGTCGGAAGCTCGGGGCGAAGTCCAACGCAAGAAACGCACAGAGAAACGTCAACAGCACGAGAAGACGGCACTGCCCAATCTCAACGCGCATAAGACCCCTGCAGTGGAGCCTGACTTCCTGCCTCCGGACCAGCTTTCCGGAGATCTGAGGACTGTGTCTACAAACA CAAACCTTCTCCGGGAGAGGTTCGAGTCGCTCCAGCGTCGCGGCGCCCTCGCGGCATCGAAGGTGATGATGAAGAAGAAGAGAAGGATCAAGAGTTACTTCAAGGCTGGACATAAGGTTACCGATGCAGATGTCCAGAAGTATATCAATAAGCTTGACGGTACTGCCAAGGGTAAATAA